In a genomic window of Curtobacterium flaccumfaciens pv. betae:
- a CDS encoding ArsR/SmtB family transcription factor, which translates to MPAHVDAPERLPQPSVAEMDLPVVMDALSDPIRLAILHRYLVDAAGGERSCGWVGIDRPKSTLTHHFRVLREAGLLEQHLEGLTRVSRVRVEDVQQRFPGLLDLVLEWQVPAALLREGIAS; encoded by the coding sequence ATGCCCGCGCACGTCGATGCTCCTGAACGGCTGCCGCAGCCGTCCGTGGCCGAGATGGACCTCCCGGTCGTGATGGACGCCCTGAGCGATCCGATCCGGCTCGCGATCCTGCACCGCTACCTGGTCGACGCGGCTGGGGGCGAGCGCAGCTGCGGCTGGGTCGGCATCGACCGGCCGAAGTCCACGCTGACCCACCACTTCCGGGTCCTGCGCGAGGCCGGCCTGCTCGAGCAGCACCTGGAGGGCCTGACCCGCGTCAGCCGCGTCCGCGTCGAGGACGTGCAGCAGCGGTTCCCCGGGCTCCTCGACCTGGTGCTCGAATGGCAGGTCCCAGCGGCCCTGCTGCGCGAGGGGATCGCCTCGTGA
- a CDS encoding MFS transporter yields the protein MHQSARSVAGFWILAAMLLVSVASSAVPSPIYPVYAAEWHLTPLMLTGVFAIYVAGLLASLLVAGRLSDHVGRKPVLVVGGLGVALSLGLFAMADGVVALIVDRIVQGVSVGLLIGALGAALIDNSLERHPTMAGVLNGVIPPIALATGAMSSGALVQWGPAPEQLVYLLFGALLVLLVLALFVVPEQVQRRPGALRSLRPTISVPRSSRRLFRGVAGSLVASWALGGMFLSLVPSALGTVFGITNHFAAGALIAVVTGVGALTGLAIQRMDTRRAVLLGLVALVLGPIVTVSFVFAHSLPGVVVGSAIAGVGFGAGFQAPLRMLLATAAPTHRAGLLSTIYVVSYLAFGVPSVIGGLLEPSVGLVPVIAGYGGFIVLAAVVALVLQLSSKDAAEVEEHAAEVIERTATGSIRVASAD from the coding sequence ATGCACCAGTCAGCTCGTTCGGTCGCCGGGTTCTGGATCCTGGCGGCGATGCTCCTGGTCTCGGTCGCGTCGTCGGCCGTGCCGTCGCCCATCTACCCGGTCTACGCAGCCGAGTGGCACCTCACCCCGCTCATGCTCACCGGGGTCTTCGCCATCTACGTCGCCGGCCTGCTGGCGAGTCTGCTCGTCGCGGGTCGCCTGTCCGACCACGTCGGCCGCAAGCCCGTGCTCGTCGTCGGCGGCCTGGGCGTCGCGCTGTCGCTCGGCCTGTTCGCGATGGCGGACGGGGTCGTCGCGCTCATCGTCGACCGGATCGTGCAGGGTGTCTCGGTCGGACTGCTCATCGGGGCCCTCGGTGCGGCCCTCATCGACAACTCCCTCGAACGCCACCCCACCATGGCCGGCGTGCTGAACGGCGTCATCCCGCCGATCGCCCTGGCCACCGGCGCGATGTCGAGCGGCGCGCTGGTGCAGTGGGGTCCGGCGCCGGAGCAACTCGTCTACCTGCTGTTCGGCGCGCTCCTCGTGCTGCTGGTGCTCGCGCTGTTCGTCGTCCCCGAGCAGGTGCAGCGTCGCCCCGGCGCACTCCGCTCCCTGCGCCCGACGATCAGCGTGCCGCGGTCCTCACGTCGGCTGTTCCGCGGTGTCGCCGGCTCGCTCGTCGCCAGCTGGGCCCTCGGCGGCATGTTCCTGTCGCTCGTCCCCTCGGCGCTCGGCACGGTGTTCGGCATCACCAACCACTTCGCCGCCGGTGCGCTCATCGCCGTGGTCACCGGCGTCGGCGCCCTGACCGGCCTGGCCATCCAGCGGATGGACACCCGTCGCGCGGTCCTGCTCGGACTCGTCGCGCTCGTGCTCGGCCCGATCGTCACCGTGTCGTTCGTGTTCGCACACTCCCTGCCGGGCGTGGTCGTCGGCAGCGCGATCGCCGGTGTCGGCTTCGGCGCCGGGTTCCAGGCGCCGCTCCGGATGCTGCTCGCCACCGCCGCCCCGACCCACCGCGCCGGACTGCTCTCGACAATCTACGTCGTCAGCTACCTGGCGTTCGGGGTGCCCTCGGTCATCGGCGGGCTGCTCGAGCCCTCGGTCGGTCTGGTCCCGGTCATCGCCGGGTACGGCGGCTTCATCGTGCTCGCCGCGGTGGTCGCCCTCGTGCTGCAACTGTCGTCGAAGGACGCCGCCGAGGTCGAGGAGCACGCCGCCGAGGTCATCGAGCGCACCGCGACCGGCTCGATCCGGGTTGCCTCCGCCGACTAG
- a CDS encoding TIGR02611 family protein, with the protein MDGDPNDRPGDARADGTPRQRFQWFHRLRAWIHARPHVHLLYKVLVGLVGGLIVIVGLILVPLPGPGWLVVFIGLTVLASEFHFFHRIITWLRAQLHRFWDWAKRHGPKRLRDAADRGKADVDAAHTGAARTVGVRARARGANSARPGH; encoded by the coding sequence ATGGACGGCGACCCGAACGACCGACCCGGCGACGCCCGGGCCGACGGCACGCCGCGCCAGCGCTTCCAGTGGTTCCACCGCCTGCGCGCCTGGATCCACGCGCGGCCGCACGTGCACCTGCTCTACAAGGTGCTGGTCGGTCTGGTGGGCGGCCTGATCGTCATCGTCGGGCTGATCCTGGTGCCGCTGCCCGGACCGGGGTGGCTCGTGGTGTTCATCGGCCTGACGGTCCTGGCGAGCGAGTTCCACTTCTTCCACCGGATCATCACGTGGCTCCGGGCGCAGCTGCACCGCTTCTGGGACTGGGCCAAGCGGCACGGGCCGAAGCGCCTGCGGGATGCTGCAGACCGGGGCAAGGCCGACGTCGACGCTGCGCACACCGGTGCGGCGCGGACGGTCGGGGTGCGTGCGCGCGCTCGCGGTGCGAACTCGGCGCGACCGGGCCACTAG